Part of the Pedobacter roseus genome is shown below.
ATGATTCACGACCCGAACAAAGTTTATATTTTCGACACCACATTGCGTGATGGCGAGCAGGTACCAGGCTGCCAGTTAGATACAAACCAAAAAGTAGAAATCGCAAAATCACTTGAGCTTTTAGGTGTAGATGTGATTGAAGCTGGTTTCCCGGTATCCAGTCCAGGAGATTTTAATAGCGTAATCGAGTTATCGAAAGCGGTTACCAACCCGATTATCTGTGCCTTAACCCGTGCGAATAAAAACGATATCGATGTGGCTGCTGATGCTTTGCGTTATGCTAAAAGACCTCGTATCCACACGGGTATCGGTTCTTCCGATTTCCACATTAAACATAAATTTAACAGTACCCGCGAAGAAATTTTAGAACGTGCTGTGGAAGCTGTAAGGTATTCGAAAAAATTTGTGGAGGATGTGGAGTTTTATGCAGAAGATGCTGGCCGTGCTGATATCGAATTTTTAGCTAAAATGGTTGAAGCCGTAATTGCAGCAGGTGCTACCGTGGTAAATATTCCAGATACCAATGGTTATTGCTTGCCAGACCAATACGGTTCGAAAATTCTTTATTTAAAAGAAAACGTAAAAAATATCGACAAAGCCATTATCTCTGTGCATTGCCACAACGATTTAGGCCTGGCTACAGCGAATTCTATCGCTGGATTACAAAATGGTGCCCGTCAGGTAGAATGTACCATTAACGGCATCGGAGAGCGTGCAGGCAATACATCAATGGAAGAAGTTGTCATGATTTTGAAAACGCACAAAATTTTGGGTTTAAATACCCAGATTGATGCTACCCGCTTTTACGAAATGAGTCACATGGTGAGGAACCAGATGAATATGCCGGTACAACCGAACAAAGCAATTGTTGGTGGAAACGCATTTTCACACAGTTCTGGCATTCACCAGGATGGTTTCTTGAAAAACCGTGAGAACTACGAAATTATTAAACCGGAAGATGTCGGTTTCCCCGATGCAACCATCGTATTAACGGCAAGAAGCGGTCGCCATGCTTTAAAACACCATTTAGACCGTTTAGGCCACAAATTGGAAAAAGATCATTTAGATATTGTTTACAAACAGTTTTTGGTTTTGGCCGATAGCAAACAAGGCATTAACGACCACGATTTAAACCAATTGGTGGCTTTGCACTTGGCTTAATGCGGTTAGGGTTTAGTGCTAAGCGGTTAGCGTTTTAATTTAACACACTAACCTAAGCTTCCTAAACCTGATAGCAGTGGAAATACTTTTTAATTGCAGCAACCTTGAATATAATGTCATGCTGAGGAACGAAGCATCTGCAACCGATGAAACAGATTCTTCGTTCTCAGGAGGACAGCCGTTATAAAAAGATTGGAACGAATATCAGGACTGCAATAACCGAAAAGTACCAAACCCTGCTTTACAAAAAACATAAGAGAATATTGGTCTTTATACTTAATTCTCTCTATACCTGATACTACAACAATGAATACTACAACACCAAATACACTAGATTTTCAATCTGCAGCCCAACGATTAAAAGGCGTGGTAAAACGTACGCCTTTAGAGTTTAACGCCGGACTTTCTGCTCATTATAATGCCAATATTTATTTAAAAAGAGAAGATCTCCAGATTGTACGTTCCTACAAATTACGTGGTGCTTACAACAAAATAAGTACATTGCCGCAGGATGCTTTGATTAACGGTGTTGTGTGTGCAAGTGCGGGCAACCATGCACAGGGCGTAGCCTATTCATGTAAAAAACTCGGCATTAAAGGTGTTATTTTTATGCCCGAAATTACCCCTAAACAAAAAGTTAAACAAACTTATATGTTTGGTGGCGACAGTGTAGAAGTGATTTTAGTTGGCGACACCTTCGACGATTGCTTAAAAGAAGCGCTGGCTTACAGTGCCGAAAAATCGGCTACTTTCATTCCCCCTTTTGATGACGAAAAAGTAATTGAAGGACAGGCAACAGTTGGTGTTGAAATTTATGAAGACCTACCGGATTTAGATATCTTAGTGATGCCTGTTGGTGGTGGTGGTTTAGCATCAGGCGTGAGTGCCTATATGAAAACCGTTAAACCTGATGTAAAACTGGTTGGCGTTGAGCCTTTAGGTGCACCATCAATGGTTACGGCCATGGAACACGGCGGCCCTTATACTTTAGAAGAAATAGACCGTTTTGTGGATGGTGCCGCTGTAAAACGGATCGGACACATTACGTACGAATATTGTAAGGAACTTCTTGATCAGATGCATTTGATCCCTGAAGGAAAAATCTGTACCACCATATTAAAACTTTATAACGAAGATGCCATTGTAGTTGAACCTGCAGGAGCACTCTCTGTGGCCGCATTAGATCAGCTTAGGGACCAGATTACTGATAAAACGGTAGTTTGTATCGTTAGCGGTGGAAACAACGATATAGAGCGCATGCAGGAGATTAAAGAAAAATCTTTACTTTTCGAAGGTCTAAAACATTATTTTATTGTACGTTTCCCGCAGAGACCAGGTGCTTTAAAATTATTTGTGAATGAGGTTTTAGGTCCGCAGGATGATATTACCCGTTTCGAGTTTATTAAAAAAACGAATAAAGAAAATGGCCCTGCATTGGTGGGTATCGAACTTTCGAACAAAAACGATTATGCGAGTTTATTGCAGCGCATGAAAGACTTTAAATTTGAAATTATCGAATTAAACCAGGATCAGACTTTGTTTGAATATTTGGTTTAAGGATTAACCGCAAAGGACGCAATGTTTTTCGTAGAGAATGCAAAGGCGGTTCGTCATTCCCAATCAACCCGATAGCTATCGGGTTGATTGGGAATCCTAATTCAAGAGCTTTAAGATTCCCGCCTTCGCGGGAAAAACAACAATCCTTTTAATATATACTTATAAAAAATGAATTTCAAAGAGTTAAGCAACAAAGCATTAATTTCGGATAACGATATCGACTGGGAAGATTTAGGAGCAGGCGTTAAACGTAAAATTATGGCTTATGATGATAACCTTATGCTGGTTAAAGTAGCATTTGAAAAAGATGCCATTGGCACCATTCATAATCACCCTCATTTACAGATGAGCTATGTTGCCAAAGGAAGTTTTGAAGTAAGCATGGGCGATGATAAGAAAATCTTAAATGAAGGTGATGTTTTCTTTGCCCCATCAAACGTTTATCATGGTGTTGTTTGTTTAGAAGCGGGATTATTGGTTGATATTTTTAATCCGCACAGGGAAGATTTTTTGAAATAAGACGGAGGTCCGAAGTCGGGAAGTCGGAGGTTTGGATGGATAATCTACAGCCTTCCTAACTCCTGATGTACTATATGTAGACACATTTTTTTTGGTGGTTTTTATGCATTTTGCTGACCTGCTTTAATAAAATACAGGTTTTACCGAAGAACGCCGTCAATCCCAAGAGCCGGAAAATCAAAAAAACAGGCGTAAAAAAGAACAATTGGCTCTACCAAACCTCACACGCAGTGGTTTTGTGTTTCAAGGTCTGCAAAAACTTTCACTTAGCATAACAAACACAAAACAAAGTGCCACTGTTTTTTTGATGTGCCTAGAGGTGTGTGGAGGCTCCTAGCTGGATTGACGAAGCATTTTTGCATACTTTTGATGCCTCAAAAGTTTGATGCCGTGCGGCACAGAGCACTAAAATAATTTCAATATTTACAGCCACATTATAGCACACCATGTAAGACTTTGGAAGTCAACCTTACACCCCCAACACTAAACCTTAACCTATATCCCCTACTCAAAAGTAAACTTCACATTTTTATAGCCCAAACCTTCAACAATTGGTTTAAGCACCGTTATGGCATTTGTTTTAGTCTGTGCTAAAATACTCGATTTATTAACCTCTGCAGTCACCTGTCTTTCAGCAGCTTTATAAGCCTCATCTACCAAACTGGCCTCGCGAAAAAAAGCCATCTTCGTGTCGTAAACACGGGAGTTTTTATGATCGATTTTTACATAACAGATTTCGGGCTGTGGTAAATTTACTACAGCGGTGTCCGCATCAATGCTAATATCTTCGCGGGTAATTTTGGTAAGATCGATACAACCTACGGCTTCGGCTTTTACAATTAATAAAACACTGGCTTCAGGTAAAAAATCTGTTTTATTTTTATGCTCCAAAACATCGCTGATCTGGTACCTCACCAGCTCCAGTTTACCGATAGTCTCGATTTTTTCTACCAGAAGCTGATGTTTGCTTTCAACAGAGGTATTGATACTGAACTTTTTGGAGATAAATAAGTAGCCTGCAACAATTAAAATTAACCAGGGTAAGAGACGGAAAAATATCTTCATATTATAAAAAAATAAGGTTTCAATATGTTGTGTATTTAATCTGTTGCACAATAATTAATCCATAATTCACTAATAATATTTTTTTGGCAAAAGATTTGTAATAGCTAGATCACACACAAATAAACACTAATCAAAATGAAAAAACTTACCATCCTAATGCTTTGCATCGCCACACTAGGTCTGGCTTCTTGCAAGAAAGAAACTGTCTATCAAGAATTAAGAGCCAAAACTTATAATTTCACGATTAACTCAAATGAATGGGTACGAAACGCTAACGGGAGTTATTCTGTAAGTAAGCCGCTAGCCGCCATTGACGGAGTAACATTAGATGATGAAGGTGTTCTAGTATATTTCGAACACCCTAGCGATCCAAATGGTGATATCCAATTACCTTATACATTCAATTACAATGCTTTTAGCTATAAAGTTTCTAATGGAGGTTTAAGGTTTGATGTTCAAGACACCAATAATTTGACAGCTACTGTACCACCTAACTACAATACTTTAGTTAAAGTTGTTATTATACCTTCTGATTACGCTGGAAATTAAAAACATTTAAAACTCTAAAAAACG
Proteins encoded:
- a CDS encoding cupin domain-containing protein, translated to MNFKELSNKALISDNDIDWEDLGAGVKRKIMAYDDNLMLVKVAFEKDAIGTIHNHPHLQMSYVAKGSFEVSMGDDKKILNEGDVFFAPSNVYHGVVCLEAGLLVDIFNPHREDFLK
- a CDS encoding 2-isopropylmalate synthase — protein: MIHDPNKVYIFDTTLRDGEQVPGCQLDTNQKVEIAKSLELLGVDVIEAGFPVSSPGDFNSVIELSKAVTNPIICALTRANKNDIDVAADALRYAKRPRIHTGIGSSDFHIKHKFNSTREEILERAVEAVRYSKKFVEDVEFYAEDAGRADIEFLAKMVEAVIAAGATVVNIPDTNGYCLPDQYGSKILYLKENVKNIDKAIISVHCHNDLGLATANSIAGLQNGARQVECTINGIGERAGNTSMEEVVMILKTHKILGLNTQIDATRFYEMSHMVRNQMNMPVQPNKAIVGGNAFSHSSGIHQDGFLKNRENYEIIKPEDVGFPDATIVLTARSGRHALKHHLDRLGHKLEKDHLDIVYKQFLVLADSKQGINDHDLNQLVALHLA
- the ilvA gene encoding threonine ammonia-lyase IlvA, producing the protein MNTTTPNTLDFQSAAQRLKGVVKRTPLEFNAGLSAHYNANIYLKREDLQIVRSYKLRGAYNKISTLPQDALINGVVCASAGNHAQGVAYSCKKLGIKGVIFMPEITPKQKVKQTYMFGGDSVEVILVGDTFDDCLKEALAYSAEKSATFIPPFDDEKVIEGQATVGVEIYEDLPDLDILVMPVGGGGLASGVSAYMKTVKPDVKLVGVEPLGAPSMVTAMEHGGPYTLEEIDRFVDGAAVKRIGHITYEYCKELLDQMHLIPEGKICTTILKLYNEDAIVVEPAGALSVAALDQLRDQITDKTVVCIVSGGNNDIERMQEIKEKSLLFEGLKHYFIVRFPQRPGALKLFVNEVLGPQDDITRFEFIKKTNKENGPALVGIELSNKNDYASLLQRMKDFKFEIIELNQDQTLFEYLV
- a CDS encoding DUF4230 domain-containing protein, with translation MKIFFRLLPWLILIVAGYLFISKKFSINTSVESKHQLLVEKIETIGKLELVRYQISDVLEHKNKTDFLPEASVLLIVKAEAVGCIDLTKITREDISIDADTAVVNLPQPEICYVKIDHKNSRVYDTKMAFFREASLVDEAYKAAERQVTAEVNKSSILAQTKTNAITVLKPIVEGLGYKNVKFTFE